In Pseudomonas hamedanensis, a single window of DNA contains:
- a CDS encoding winged helix-turn-helix domain-containing protein, producing the protein MDVSKTKSSFYRRLYVAWLIDSGLAPSVPALIEVTGMPRRTAQDTIAALADLDIVCEFEQEEGARNHAGRYRIREWGAIDRGWIEQNLRQIKTVLEYP; encoded by the coding sequence ATGGACGTCAGCAAGACCAAAAGCAGTTTCTACCGTCGTTTGTACGTGGCCTGGCTGATCGACAGCGGCCTGGCGCCGAGTGTGCCCGCGTTGATCGAAGTCACTGGCATGCCCCGGCGCACGGCGCAGGACACCATCGCTGCGCTGGCTGATCTGGATATTGTTTGTGAATTCGAGCAGGAAGAAGGCGCGCGCAACCATGCCGGGCGCTATCGGATTCGTGAGTGGGGGGCGATTGATCGAGGGTGGATAGAGCAGAATCTGCGGCAGATAAAGACTGTCCTCGAATATCCCTGA
- a CDS encoding M48 metallopeptidase family protein: MTVLKYLQAYPERLQDQVRQLIAEGRLGDYLDQRYSGRHDVQSDKALYSYALDLKQQYMRNAPAIDKVLFDNRLDLTHRALGLHTTVSRVQGGKLKANKEIRIASLFKDAAPDFLKMIVVHELAHFKESDHNKAFYKLCEHMLPGYHQIEFDLRVYLTWRDMQA; this comes from the coding sequence ATGACTGTGTTGAAGTACCTCCAGGCCTATCCCGAGCGTTTGCAGGATCAGGTGCGCCAACTGATCGCCGAGGGGCGCCTGGGTGACTATCTGGATCAACGCTATTCAGGGCGGCATGACGTGCAGAGCGACAAGGCGTTGTACAGCTACGCACTGGATCTCAAACAGCAGTACATGCGCAACGCCCCAGCCATCGACAAGGTCCTGTTCGACAACCGCCTCGACCTGACCCACCGTGCGCTGGGTCTGCACACCACGGTCTCGCGGGTGCAGGGTGGCAAGCTCAAGGCCAACAAGGAAATCCGCATCGCTTCGCTGTTCAAGGATGCCGCGCCGGATTTTCTGAAAATGATCGTCGTGCACGAACTGGCGCACTTTAAAGAGTCGGATCACAACAAGGCGTTTTATAAGCTGTGCGAACACATGCTGCCGGGGTATCACCAGATCGAGTTCGATCTGCGCGTGTACCTGACGTGGCGCGATATGCAGGCTTGA
- a CDS encoding GNAT family N-acetyltransferase, with amino-acid sequence MTIEWICKHHSDLGKEQLYAVLKLRSDVFVVEQKCTYPDLDGQDLEGDTHHLMGWEDDQLMAYLRLLDPESQGGDVVIGRVITAPAGRGKGLGHAMMEQALKQAEKHWPQVPIYLSAQAHLQGYYGKYGFGVAGEEYLEDGIPHIGMRRS; translated from the coding sequence ATGACTATCGAGTGGATCTGCAAACATCACAGCGATCTGGGCAAAGAGCAGCTTTACGCGGTTTTGAAGCTACGCTCGGACGTGTTTGTGGTGGAACAGAAATGCACCTACCCGGATCTCGACGGTCAGGATCTTGAGGGCGACACCCACCACCTGATGGGATGGGAGGATGATCAGTTGATGGCTTACCTGCGTCTTCTGGATCCGGAGTCCCAAGGCGGTGACGTAGTCATCGGGCGCGTGATCACCGCGCCCGCCGGTCGCGGCAAAGGGCTGGGGCACGCGATGATGGAGCAGGCGCTGAAACAGGCCGAGAAGCACTGGCCGCAGGTGCCGATCTATCTGTCGGCACAGGCGCATTTGCAGGGGTATTACGGCAAGTACGGGTTTGGCGTGGCGGGTGAGGAGTATCTGGAAGATGGCATCCCGCATATAGGCATGCGTCGTTCTTGA
- a CDS encoding substrate-binding periplasmic protein — protein sequence MLRLLQVVALIGLLLLAESAAAQKLRLVFDNWPPFTDDALVNGGLATDIVSTALARAGYASGYEQVPWARALLGIGEGRYDVLVNAWYNDERTLIGQFSGEYLTNRIRFLKRKDTPVEYSNLQQLHTYPIAVVRGYAYSAPFDADTALQKVPVHNFAMGVRMLAADRVKLTLEDEYVAKYYLARESAKVRNSVEFLPKPLSENSLHILVSLKNPQHEQIVAGFDRAIAEMKTDGTYEKLLRRHGM from the coding sequence ATGCTGCGATTGCTGCAAGTCGTTGCTTTGATCGGATTGTTGCTGCTGGCCGAGAGCGCTGCGGCGCAGAAGCTGCGGCTGGTGTTCGATAATTGGCCGCCCTTTACCGACGACGCGCTGGTCAACGGTGGGCTGGCCACCGACATTGTCAGCACTGCGCTGGCCCGCGCCGGCTATGCCAGCGGTTATGAACAAGTGCCTTGGGCGCGGGCATTGCTGGGGATTGGCGAAGGGCGCTACGACGTGCTGGTCAACGCCTGGTACAACGACGAGCGCACCCTGATCGGCCAGTTCTCTGGCGAATACCTGACCAACCGCATTCGCTTCCTCAAGCGCAAGGACACTCCGGTCGAATACAGCAATCTGCAACAGCTGCACACTTATCCGATTGCCGTCGTGCGGGGTTATGCGTACTCGGCGCCGTTCGATGCCGACACCGCGCTGCAGAAAGTCCCTGTGCATAACTTCGCCATGGGCGTGCGCATGCTCGCGGCGGATCGGGTCAAGCTGACGCTGGAAGACGAGTACGTAGCGAAATACTACCTGGCGCGGGAATCGGCCAAGGTGCGTAACTCGGTGGAGTTTCTACCCAAGCCGTTGAGTGAGAACAGCCTGCATATCCTGGTCAGCCTGAAGAACCCGCAGCATGAGCAGATTGTGGCCGGGTTTGATCGGGCGATTGCCGAGATGAAGACCGACGGGACTTACGAGAAGTTGTTGCGACGACATGGGATGTGA
- a CDS encoding polysaccharide lyase family 7 protein, with amino-acid sequence MIDLATWNLSVPVGSPPYTVETEKLVNGFKDQYFHSDTGTLFFWSPVTGSKTANAVYPRTELRETYSNGTLRNWYYPDADNLLRATLTVNQVPSSGKIVIGQIHAYESQRPMVKLEYQYKEKTQTGNLVIKVRMRPDDAESRVITLATGIKLDREFNYLIHLSPGGALGVSAAGYQWDSQISATWRDKPLYFKAGVYVQDNTGYTSEGGQVTFSKLDIDHDK; translated from the coding sequence ATGATCGACCTCGCAACCTGGAACCTCAGCGTTCCCGTTGGCAGCCCGCCGTACACCGTCGAAACCGAAAAACTGGTGAACGGCTTCAAGGATCAATACTTCCATTCCGACACTGGCACCTTGTTCTTCTGGTCACCGGTTACCGGGTCAAAAACCGCCAACGCCGTCTATCCGCGCACCGAATTGCGCGAGACTTACAGCAACGGCACCCTGCGCAACTGGTATTACCCGGACGCCGACAACCTGCTGCGCGCCACCCTCACCGTCAACCAGGTCCCGAGCTCGGGCAAGATCGTCATCGGCCAGATCCACGCGTACGAGAGCCAGCGGCCGATGGTCAAACTCGAATATCAGTACAAGGAAAAAACCCAGACTGGCAATCTGGTGATCAAAGTGCGCATGCGCCCGGACGATGCCGAAAGCCGCGTCATCACCCTCGCCACCGGCATCAAGCTTGATCGCGAATTCAACTACCTCATCCACCTAAGCCCCGGCGGTGCGCTGGGCGTCAGTGCGGCGGGTTATCAGTGGGATTCCCAGATCAGCGCGACCTGGCGTGACAAGCCGTTGTATTTCAAGGCTGGGGTTTATGTGCAAGACAACACTGGATATACGAGTGAAGGTGGGCAGGTCACGTTTTCGAAACTTGATATCGATCATGACAAATAA
- a CDS encoding putative bifunctional diguanylate cyclase/phosphodiesterase → MECAQPQPGEGRSVLLIVDDYPENLISMRALLQRQDWHVITAASGFEALNLLLEHDVDLVLLDVQMPGMDGFEVARLMRGSQRTRLTPIIFLTANEQSQDAVIKGYANGAVDYLFKPFDPQILKPKVQALLEHQRNRRALQRLSHDLEVARAFNASVLDNAAEGILVLAEDGLIRFANPAISRLLNAPVRELEGREFLDYLQKPHIPVWADCDFYASYKRGETLRLHDALLRTAPGQQVPVALSCAALPAEQHAMVVTVLDMSVVRHLHQQLEFQAVTDPLTGLLNRRGFYQTVENLLLRGERSDSSWVLLYLDLDGFKRVNDSLGHDAGDRVLRWVSEQLKACLRPFDILARMGGDEFTALLDLEFPEQAAKIAEKLIERVSVCQQIEGLDIALGASIGIATYPDCGSNLDGLLRASDIAMYEAKRAGRQQYRFYDPEMNGRARSRLMLEESVRAAIDNRDFNLVYQPQVAIGSGVIRGFEALLRWQHPSVGDVPPGLFLPLLEEARLISRLGSWIYHRGAGQRKAWESLFDEDLVLGVSLSNTQFSLPNLVTELRQVMERHALQPRQLEVEITEEALMQNPDETRKQLRLLRNLGVRVALDDFGSGPCSLAHLRDLELDTLKLDRRLIARLPDSSRDASLVSTVIALCRQYGLLVIAEGVETLEQYHWLQAHGCEYVQGFLVARPLMAEDAARFVEPFDWSAVSG, encoded by the coding sequence ATGGAATGCGCGCAACCCCAGCCAGGTGAAGGCAGATCGGTCCTATTGATCGTCGACGATTACCCCGAAAACCTGATCAGCATGCGAGCCTTGTTGCAGCGGCAGGACTGGCACGTCATCACCGCCGCCTCCGGTTTCGAGGCGCTCAATCTTTTGCTCGAACACGACGTCGACCTGGTGCTGCTGGATGTGCAAATGCCGGGCATGGACGGTTTTGAAGTCGCACGGCTGATGCGCGGCAGCCAACGCACGCGTCTGACCCCGATTATTTTCTTGACGGCCAATGAGCAATCCCAGGACGCGGTGATCAAGGGCTACGCCAACGGCGCCGTGGATTACTTGTTCAAACCCTTCGACCCGCAGATTCTCAAGCCGAAAGTGCAGGCGCTGCTGGAGCATCAGCGCAATCGCCGTGCCTTGCAGCGCTTGAGCCATGATCTGGAGGTTGCCCGTGCGTTCAACGCCTCGGTGCTGGATAACGCGGCCGAAGGGATTCTGGTGTTGGCTGAGGACGGGCTGATCCGCTTTGCCAATCCTGCGATTTCGCGGTTGCTCAATGCGCCGGTGAGGGAACTCGAAGGGCGGGAGTTTCTTGATTATCTGCAGAAACCGCACATCCCGGTGTGGGCCGATTGCGACTTTTATGCCAGCTACAAGCGTGGCGAGACGCTGAGGCTGCACGATGCCTTGCTGCGCACCGCGCCCGGTCAGCAGGTGCCGGTGGCCTTGTCCTGCGCTGCGTTGCCAGCGGAGCAGCACGCCATGGTGGTGACGGTGCTGGACATGTCGGTGGTGCGTCACCTGCACCAGCAACTCGAATTCCAGGCCGTCACCGATCCGCTGACCGGTTTGCTCAATCGCCGTGGTTTTTATCAAACCGTGGAGAACCTGCTGCTGCGCGGTGAGCGCAGTGACAGCAGTTGGGTGCTCTTGTATCTGGATCTGGACGGATTCAAACGGGTCAATGACTCGCTCGGTCACGATGCCGGCGATCGCGTCCTGCGCTGGGTGTCCGAACAGTTGAAAGCCTGTCTGCGGCCATTCGACATTCTGGCGCGCATGGGCGGCGATGAATTCACCGCGCTGCTGGACCTGGAATTTCCCGAGCAGGCGGCGAAAATCGCCGAGAAACTCATCGAACGGGTTTCGGTCTGCCAGCAGATCGAAGGCCTGGACATCGCGCTCGGTGCCAGCATTGGCATCGCCACGTATCCGGACTGCGGCTCGAACCTCGATGGCTTGCTGCGCGCCTCTGACATTGCCATGTACGAAGCCAAGCGGGCCGGGCGTCAGCAGTATCGTTTCTACGATCCTGAAATGAACGGCCGGGCGCGCTCGCGGCTGATGCTTGAAGAAAGCGTGCGGGCCGCCATCGACAATCGTGACTTCAATCTGGTCTATCAGCCGCAGGTGGCTATCGGCAGCGGTGTGATTCGTGGCTTTGAAGCCTTGTTGCGCTGGCAGCATCCGAGCGTTGGCGATGTGCCGCCGGGGTTGTTCCTGCCGTTGCTGGAAGAGGCGCGGTTGATCAGTCGCCTCGGTAGCTGGATTTACCATCGTGGCGCCGGCCAGCGCAAAGCCTGGGAATCGCTGTTTGATGAAGATCTGGTGCTTGGCGTAAGTTTGAGCAACACCCAGTTCAGCCTGCCGAATCTGGTCACCGAGCTGCGCCAGGTCATGGAGCGGCACGCCTTGCAACCCCGGCAGCTCGAGGTGGAGATCACCGAAGAGGCGCTGATGCAAAACCCGGACGAGACCCGCAAGCAACTGCGTCTGTTGCGCAATCTTGGTGTGCGCGTGGCCCTCGATGACTTCGGCTCCGGCCCGTGTTCGCTGGCGCATCTGCGCGATCTGGAACTGGATACGCTCAAGCTCGACCGTCGCCTGATCGCGCGCTTGCCTGATTCGTCCAGAGACGCTTCGCTGGTCAGTACGGTAATCGCGCTGTGCAGACAGTACGGCTTGCTGGTGATCGCCGAAGGGGTCGAAACCCTTGAGCAATACCACTGGCTGCAAGCCCATGGCTGCGAATACGTGCAGGGTTTCCTGGTCGCGCGTCCGTTGATGGCCGAAGACGCCGCTCGCTTCGTCGAACCGTTCGACTGGAGCGCAGTGTCCGGCTGA